In Populus alba chromosome 1, ASM523922v2, whole genome shotgun sequence, a single window of DNA contains:
- the LOC118027500 gene encoding trifunctional UDP-glucose 4,6-dehydratase/UDP-4-keto-6-deoxy-D-glucose 3,5-epimerase/UDP-4-keto-L-rhamnose-reductase RHM1: MATYTPKNILITGAAGFIASHVCNRLIRNYPDYKIVVLDKLDYCSNLKNLLPSKSSPNFKFVKGDVGSADLVNFLLITESIDTIMHFAAQTHVDNSFGNSFEFTKNNIYGTHVLLEACKVTGQIRRFIHVSTDEVYGETDEDAVVGNHEASQLLPTNPYSATKAGAEMLVMAYGRSYGLPVITTRGNNVYGPNQFPEKLIPKFILLAMQGKHLPIHGDGSNVRSYLYCEDVAEAFEVILHKGEVGHVYNIGTKKERRVIDVAKDICNLFSRDPDTSIKFVDNRPFNDQRYFLDDQKLNNLGWSEHTTWQEGLRKTMEWYTQNPDWWGDVSGALLPHPRMLMMPGGRHFDGSEEKDASYVSNNSNQTRMVIPVSKGSSSGSPRKPSLKFLIYGRTGWIGGLLGKLCEKQGISYEYGKGRLEDRSSLLSDIQNVRPTHVFNAAGVTGRPNVDWCESHKTETIRTNVTGTLTLADLCREHNLLMMNFATGCIFEYNAGHPEGSGIGFTEEDKPNFTGSYYSKTKAMVEELLKEYDNVCTLRVRMPISSDLNNPRNFITKISRYNKVVNIPNSMTILDELLPISIEMAKRNLRGIWNFTNPGVVSHNEILEMYKNYINPDFTWVNFDLEEQAKVIVAPRSNNELDASKLKNEFPELLPIKESLIKYVFEPNKRT; the protein is encoded by the exons ATGGCTACCTATACTCCGAAGAACATCCTCATTACTGGAGCTGCTGGGTTTATTGCGTCCCATGTTTGCAATCGGCTTATCCGTAACTACCCTGATTATAAAATAGTTGTGCTTGACAAGCTTGATTATTGTTCAAACCTGAAAAATCTCCTCCCTTCCAAGTCATCCCCTAACTTTAAGTTTGTCAAGGGTGATGTTGGAAGTGCTGACCTTGTCAACTTCCTTCTGATCACGGAGTCGATTGACACAATTATGCACTTCGCAGCCCAGACCCATGTGGACAACTCTTTTGGTAACAGCTTTGAGTTCACCAAGAACAACATATATGGAACTCACGTCCTTTTAGAAGCTTGCAAAGTCACTGGTCAGATCAGGAGGTTCATCCATGTGAGCACAGATGAAGTATATGGGGAGACTGATGAAGATGCTGTTGTAGGAAATCATGAGGCCTCTCAACTTCTCCCAACCAACCCCTACTCTGCAACCAAAGCTGGAGCAGAAATGCTTGTTATGGCATATGGAAGGTCATATGGGCTGCCTGTGATAACCACTCGTGGGAACAATGTTTATGGTCCCAATCAGTTCCctgaaaaattaattccaaagtttattCTCTTAGCCATGCAAGGGAAGCATCTTCCCATCCATGGTGATGGTTCTAATGTGAGAAGTTACTTGTATTGTGAGGATGTCGCTGAGGCTTTTGAAGTCATTCTTCATAAGGGAGAGGTAGGCCATGTTTACAATATAGGGACAAAGAAGGAAAGGAGAGTGATTGATGTAGCCAAAGATATTTGCAACCTTTTCTCAAGGGACCCTGATACGAGCATCAAGTTTGTAGACAACAGACCATTCAATGACCAGAGGTACTTTTTGGATGATCAGAAGCTGAATAATTTGGGATGGTCAGAACATACTACATGGCAGGAGGGGTTGAGAAAGACTATGGAGTGGTACACTCAAAATCCTGATTGGTGGGGTGATGTCTCCGGAGCCCTGCTTCCTCATCCAAGAATGCTCATGATGCCTGGTGGGAGACACTTTGATGGGTCTGAAGAGAAAGATGCTTCTTATGTCTCAAATAATTCAAATCAGACCCGGATGGTGATTCCAGTTTCAAAAGGAAGCAGCTCTGGCTCTCCTCGCAAACCTTCGCTTAAGTTCCTGATCTATGGCAGGACTGGGTGGATTGGGGGTTTGCTTGGGAAGTTGTGTGAGAAACAAGGAATTTCCTATGAATATGGGAAGGGGCGCTTGGAAGATCGATCCTCACTTTTGTCAGATATTCAGAATGTTAGGCCTACCCATGTTTTTAATGCTGCTGGGGTCACTGGCAGGCCCAACGTTGATTGGTGTGAATCCCATAAGACAGAAACTATACGCACCAATGTTACTGGAACTCTAACGTTAGCAGATCTTTGCAGAGAGCACAACCTCCTGATGATGAATTTTGCTACAGGCTGCATATTTGAGTATAATGCTGGTCATCCAGAGGGTTCTGGCATTGGTTTCACCGAGGAAGACAAGCCCAATTTCACTGGTTCTTACTATTCAAAGACTAAGGCCAtg GTCGAAGAGCTTTTGAAAGAGTATGACAATGTGTGCACCCTCAGAGTTAGAATGCCAATATCATCAGACCTAAACAACCCACGCAACTTCATTACGAAGATTTCTCGCTACAATAAGGTGGTGAACATTCCAAACAGCATGACTATCCTGGACGAACTTCTACCTATTTCAATTGAGATGGCAAAGAGGAACTTGAGAGGCATATGGAACTTCACAAACCCTGGTGTTGTGAGCCATAATGAAATTTTGGAGATGTACAAGAACTACATTAACCCGGACTTTACATGGGTTAACTTTGACCTTGAGGAGCAAGCCAAGGTGATAGTTGCCCCCCGGAGCAACAATGAGTTGGATGCGTCCAAGCTGAAGAACGAGTTCCCTGAGTTGCTGCCAATCAAAGAGTCATTAATCAAGTATGTCTTTGAACCCAACAAGAGAACCTAA